From the Lolium rigidum isolate FL_2022 chromosome 2, APGP_CSIRO_Lrig_0.1, whole genome shotgun sequence genome, one window contains:
- the LOC124686076 gene encoding histone-lysine N-methyltransferase ATXR6-like, with product MPKQFPLIQTKIVDFFKIQRGPAAAAAAAATEGKKRKRKALVVSKKRSRKLLPFTPSDDPARRLTQMASLATALTATGAVFSNDLTYVPGMAPRAANSAALEAGGMQVLPREDVETLSLCKRMMERGEWPPLLVVFDPVEGSVQSVQLPTDLSTTLFYSICVLNFLRKSLDRFTVEADRCIKDLTIITEYVGDVDYLRNREHDDGDSMMTLLSASPPSKSLVVCPDKRSNIARYINGINNHTPEGRKKQNLKCVRYAVDGECRVLLVANRDISKGERLYYDYNGSEHEYPTHHFV from the exons ATGCCCAAAC AATTCCCTCTGATCCAGACGAAGATCGTTGACTTCTTCAAGATCCAGCggggcccggcggcggcggcggcggccgcggcgacggaggggaagaagaggaagcggaAGGCGCTGGTGGTGTCCAAGAAGAGGAGCAGGAAGCTGCTGCCCTTCACCCCCAGCGACGACCCCGCGCGGCGCCTCACGCAGATGGCGTCGCTCGCCACGGCGCTCACGGCCACCGGCGCCGTCTTCAGCAACGACCTCACCTACGTCCCCGGCATGGCGCCCCGCGCCGCCAACAGCGCCGCCCTCGAAGCCGGAGGGATGCAG GTGCTGCCGAGGGAGGACGTGGAGACCTTGAGTCTGTGCAAGAGGATGATGGAGCGGGGGGAATGGCCTCCTCTCCTCGTCGTCTTCGATCCGGTGGAAGGGTCAGTACAATCGGTTCAATTACCTACTGATTTATCTACCACCTTGTTCTATTCTATCTGTGTACTGAATTTCCTGCGGAAATCCCTGGACAGGTTCACGGTGGAGGCAGACAGGTGCATCAAGGACCTGACCATCATCACCGAGTACGTTGGCGACGTCGACTACCTGCGGAACCGCGAGCACGATGATGGAGACAGCATGATGACCCTGCTCTCCGCCTCGCCGCCATCCAAGAGCCTCGTCGTCTGCCCCGACAAGCGGAGCAACATCGCACGCTACATCAACGGGATCAACAACCACACGCC GGAGGGCAGGAAGAAGCAGAACCTCAAGTGCGTGCGGTATGCCGTCGACGGCGAGTGCCGCGTGCTCCTGGTGGCGAACCGGGAcatctccaagggggagaggctgtactaTGATTACAATGGGTCTGAGCATGAGTACCCAACCCACCATTTTGTATGA